The Streptomyces tubercidicus DNA segment GATCAGAGGGTCGCGGATTGTGTGACCGAGGATGTGCCGCTGGTCGGGGCCGAGGGCTACAAGGCGCTGTGGAACGCGCGGGCCCGGATCGCGGCGCGCACCGGGCTGCATGTGGCCCGTATAGAGCATCTGTTGAACCGCTACGGCTCGCTGACCGAGGAGCTGCTGGAGCTGGTGGTGGCCGATCCGTCGCTGGGCGAACCGCTGGCGAACGCGGACGACTATCTGCGGGCCGAGGCGGTCTATGCCTGTACGCACGAGGGCGCCCGCCATCTCGACGACGTACTGACCCGGCGCACCCGTATCTCCATCGAGACCTTCGACCGGGGCACCCGCAGCGCCCGCGAGGTGGCCGAGCTGATCGCGCCCGCGCTGGGCTGGGACGACGACCAGGTCGAGAAGGAGATCGCGCACTACCGGAAGCGGGTCGAGGCGGAGCGCGAATCGCAGCGGCAGCCGGACGATCTGACGGCGGATGCGGCGCGGCTGGGGGCGCCGGACATCGTGCCGCTGTAGGGCGCCGCCGCACACCTGGCGCGTGCCAGGGGCGCACGCGTCAGCCGCGCGAGGCGCAGAACTCCGCCGTCAGGACCGCGGTGTCGGGCACCGGGGTGGAGTGGGCGTCGGTGTTGAGGCGGTAGCTGAGGACGTGGCGGCCGTCGGCGGTGGCGGCGGTGCGGGCGTAGGAGCCGTTGATGTCGCCGCGGTTGCCCCAGACCGTGACGCCGCAGGGCAGCTCGGTGGCGTACAGGCCCAGGCCGTAGATGCCGCCGGTGCGCTTCTCGTCGCGTATCTGCGCCATCTGGCGGGGCGCCAGGAGCCGGCCGCCGAGCAGCGCGGAGTAGAAGCGGTTGAGATCGCCCAGGGTGGTGACCATCTCGCCGGCCGGGCCCGCCCAGCTGGGGTTCAGGGAGGTGGTGTCCACCCGCCGGTCGCCGATGAGGGAGTACGCGCGGCCGTGCGGCGTCGGCAGTGCCGGGTCGGTGCCGGGGAAGGAGGTGTGGCCGAGCCCGGCGGGGACGAGGAGGCGGCGGCGGATCTCGGTGGCGTACGGGTGTCCGGTGACGGCCCGGATGACCTGGCCCAGGACGAGGTAGTTGGTGTTGGAGTAGGAGTAGCGGGTGCCCGGGGCGGCCGTCGGGTGGTGGCTGAGGGTGGTGCGCAGCAGCTCGGCGGGGGTGTGGCGGTCGTAGCGGTGGGCGCCGAAGCCGGTGCCGAAGAGATTTTCCGAGAGCCGGGGATCGTCGGTGTAGTTGAACAGGCCGCTCGTATGGTTCAGCAGCTGGCGGATCGTCACCCCGCGGAGGCCGGTCCGGTCGCCGGGGCCGGTGGCCGGTACGCCCGGCGGGAGGTGCGCGGCGGCGCGGTCGGCCAGGGACAGGCGGTGCTCGGCGGCCAGTTGCAGGACGACCGTGGCGACCAGGGTTTTGGTGAGGCTGCCGGCCCGGAAGCGGTCCTGGGGTCCCATGGGGCGGCCGCTGCGCAGATCCGCCACACCGGCGGTGGAGAAACGCGCCGTCGGGAATCCGGCGCGGGTGGTGAGGGAAGCCGCGCCCGGGGACCCGCCGTGGACCAGGCGGTGCAGCGCGCGCATCGTCGTCGCGGGCGGCCGTCTGTGGTCCGGGGACGGCGGGGTGACGCGGGGTCGGCCGGCGGATCCCGTCAGGAGCAGTGCGGCCAGGACCGCCAGGGCGCCCGTGCGGAACGTGCCGCGGTGGCGGCCTGACCTGCGCGGCACCGGGCAGGGCGGGCGGGCCGCAGCCGGGCGACGCGGGCGCTTCGTCATCGGGACTCCCGTTCGTCGGGGCCATCATGACGGGGACAGGGTGTTGTACGGCACCCACCCGGGCCTTCCGCACGGCCGCGGATGAGGGAGAATGAAGGCTCTGCCAGGGTGGGTTGTCCGAGTTGGGCCAGTTTGGTGATCGATGGGACGTCGAAGCTGCCAACTCGGCTGGATTGCAGAGGGGATGCAGTGGGCGACGAGGTCGAGATGGACGGCAAGGGGGGCAGGCTGCTCGCCGGGCGGTACCGGCTCGCCGATGTTCTCGGCCGGGGCGGCATGGGGACGGTCTGGCGGGCCCGCGACGAGGTCCTGGGCCGTACGGTCGCGGTCAAGGAACTGCGGTTCCCGGGCGGGGTCGAGGAGGACGAGAAGCGCCGCCTGATCACCCGTACCCTGCGCGAGGCCAAGGCGATCGCCCGGATCCGGAACAACGGCGCGGTCACGGTCTACGACGTGGTCGACGAGGACGACCGCCCCTGGATCGTGATGGAGCTGGTCGAGGGCCGCTCGCTCGCCGAGGTCATCCGTGACGACGGCCCGCTCCCCCCGCGCCGCGCCGCGGAGGTCGGCCTGGCGGTGCTCGATGTACTGCGTGCCGCCCACGCCGCGGGCATCCTGCACCGCGATGTGAAGCCGTCCAACGTCCTGATGTCCGATGACGGCCGGGTCGTGCTCACCGACTTCGGTATCGCCCAGGTCGAGGGCGACCCCTCCGTGACCTCGACCGGCATGCTCGTCGGCGCCCCCTCCTACATCTCCCCCGAGCGCGCCCGCGGCCAGAAGCCGGGCCCGCCGGCCGATCTGTGGTCGCTGGGCGGGCTGCTGTACGCCTGCGTCGAGGGCGTGCCGCCGTACGACAAGGGCTCGGCGATCGCCACGCTGACGGCGGTGATGACCGAACCGGTCGATCCGCCGAAGAGCGCCGGTGGGCTGGAAGAGGTCATCTACGGCCTGCTGGTGAAGGACCCGGCGGGGCGGCTGGACGACGCCGGTGCGCGGGCGCTGCTGCTGGACGCGGTGCACGCCCCCGAGGCGCGGAAGCCGGAGCCCCCGCTGGACGAGACCCGGGCGATGGTGCTGCCGACGGTGCCCAAGGAGCGGGCGAAGGCGAAGCCCGAGGGCGCGCCGAAGCCGAAGCCCGCCGCGAAGCCGCGGGTGCCGCGCAAGCCCAAGGCGAAGCCGGCCGACGCCCCGGTGGCGGCGGAGCCGGCCGCGCCCGCGTCCGGGAGTGCCACGGCGGGCCGGAGCAAGGCCGCTGCCGCCAAGGCCGCCGCGGTGCACACCCCGGAGCGGACCGAGCGTCCGCAGCGGGCGGCCACCCCGGCGGCCGGGGAGACGGCCGGCGCGGACCGTACGGACTCCGGCGCGTCCCGTCCGACGCTCACCCGCCCCGGGTTCGACTCGGAGGCCGCCAAGGAGCGGCTGCGCGTCGCCCTGCGGACGGTCCGTGCCGCGGCGGCCGCCGCGAAAGCCCGGGTGGACTCCAGACCCGGTGACGGCAACCGCCCGGCGACCCGCGCCTCGGTGACCGATGTCGTCCCGCGCCGCACCCTCGTCATCGTGGCCGTGGTCGTCGCCCTGGCGGTGCTGGGCACGGTCCTGGCCGTCGCGCTGAGCGGCGGTGGCGCCACGGACAACGGCGGCAAGCCGGCCGGCAAGGACGCCAAGGCGTCGTCCGCGGCGAAGGCCAAGCCCTCCACCGAAGCGGCCGGTGCGAGCGCGGACGCGGCGCAGGACCCGCCCGGCTCGCCCGCCGCGCAGCCGCCGGGCGGGGTCTCCCCGGCCGACGACAAGGGCGGCACCGACGGCAAGGACGGCAAGGGGGACAAGGCCGTGCCGGAGGGCTTCGCCCAGGTCTCCAACGGCCGGTTCCACTTCGGTATGGCGATGCCCAAGGGTTTTCAGCAGACGGGCACCGCGGGGCAGGGCTCCGGCGTCATCTACAGCGCCAAGGGCGGCTACCCGCGCGTCCAGGTCGACTACAACCCCGAGCCCGGCTCCGACGCGGCGGCCGCCTGGCGCAGCCTGGAGCCGGCCGTGCGCGGCTCCAGCGAGGACTACCACCGGATCGACATCAAGACGGTGAAGTGGCGGGACTATCCGACCGTCGCCGACTGGTCCTTCACCCGCCGTCAGGGCGGCGAGCGGGTCCGGGTCCTGGACCGCGGCTTCCGGGCCGACGACCAGCACGGCTACGCCATCATGATCACCTGCAAGGCGGACGGCTGGTCGGGCAAGAAGTGCCAGGACGTGGTCCGGACCGCGTTCCGCACCTTCGCCATCAAGGACTGAGTGCGGGGCCGGGGTACGGGCCCGGCGGTGTACGGACAGAGCGCGCGTCGTTCGGCGGACCGGGCCGCACGCTCCGGCGCAGGCACGTATCGTGAGACCGCTAAGACCGTACGCATCCGCAATCGGCGGGAATACGACCGGAAGTGACCGTAGGCGCCAGCGCCGAGGGCGTTCCGGCGCGACGGTAGACACAGCGCGCGCTGCGGGGAGGCGTCGTGGACGAGTACGCGGGAAGGGTGCTCGCCGAGCGATACCGCCTGCCGTTGCGGCCCCTCGGCGATGACGACTTCACGGAGTCCCGGGCGTTCGACACGTTCAGCGGGCAGGAGGTCCTGGTCCGTCAGGTGCCGCTGCCCGAGGTCGTGGAGGCGGAGGTCGTGGGGGCGGAGCCGGCCGGGGCCGTCGAACGGGGAAGCGGCCGCTACGGTGCGGCCCGGCCGTCCGGTGGAGCGGGGGTGGCCGACCGCAGCCCCCGGGACCCCGCCGTACGGCGTGCGCTGGAGGCCGCGACGACCGCGGCCCAGCTCGCCGATCACCCCCGGCTGGAGCAGGTCTTCGACGTCTTCACGCAGGACGGCAGCCTGTGGATCGTCGCTGAACTCCTCGTCGCCCGGCCGCTGTCCGCGCTGCTCGCCGAGCGGACGCTGTCCCCGCACCGCGCCGCGGAGATCGCCGCGGATCTGCTCACCGCGCTGCGGGTGCTGCACGCGCAGGGCCGGCTGCACCGCAATATCACCGCCCGTACGGTCCTGGTCTGCGACGACGGCCGGGCCATCCTGACCGGTCTGGCGGCGGGCGCGGCCCAGGAGGCGCTGTGCGGAACCGAGCCGCCCACCGGGGCGGACGAGCCCGCTCCGGACGAGCCCGCGCCCGGCGGACCGGCCGCCGGGACCTCGCTGACCAAGCCCGCGGCGGACGGGGACACCACCGCGCCCGGGTACGGCCGGCCCACCGCCGGGCTCGCCGCCGAACGGGCCCGGCAGGCCCGGCTGACCGTCATCGGCCCGCTCACCGAGCGCTGGGCGCCGGAGCAGGCCGGACCGGTGCACGAGAACTGGCAGTTGGCGCCGCCGGTCGGCCCGGCCACCGATCTGTGGGCGGTCGGCGCGCTGCTCTACCGGAGCGTGCAGGGACAGCCGCCCTACCCGGAGGACAGCGCCGCCGAACTGGCGCAGCTGGTCTGTTCGCAGCCGCCCGCGGACGCCGAGGAGTGCGGGGCGCTGCGGCCGGTCATCGAGTCGCTGCTGCGTCCGGACCCGGCCGACCGCCCGGACGCCGAGGAGCTGAACGGCTGGCTGCGTTCCCTGATCCGTAGCGCACCGGAGCCGGAGGTCGGCAGTCGGCTGGTGACGATGCCGGCCGAGGGCGGTGATCCTCGGCGGCTGCCGATCGTGCGGCGCCGCGGGGAACTCGTCCGCAAGGGGCGGCACAAGAAGACCCGGCCGGCCCGCCGGACCCGGCCGCAGCCGGCACCGGCCGCCATGGGCGCCGCCGCGGCCGCACCGGCCGCTCCGCCGGCCCCGGCCCCGGAGCAGCCCACCCCGCTGGTCTCCACCACCCGGCCGCCCCGCCCCCCGAAGCAGCCCAAGCCGCTCCGGCGGTCCAGACCCGCCCGCCCGGCCCGGCCCGCCGCGCCTGCCCCGCCGCCCGGCCCGAGCGGGCCCGCCGACCGGGAGCCGTACGACCAGCAGGCGGCGGTCGCGTCCGGGCCGGTGGCCGCACCCCGCCCGGCGCGGCGGCCGCGTCACCTCGGGCGGCTGCTGCTCACCGCGATCCTGCTGCTGCTCGTCGGCGCGGTCGTCTATGCGATGGCCTTCCTGCCGAAGTCGGGTCAGGACTCCAAGGCGGGCGAGCGGGGCGCGGACCGTACGGGCACGTCGGGGTCGGCGCCCGGCCCCGCACCGTCCGGGGACCAGGAGAGCGGTCACGCCTCCGCCGGTACCGACGCACCGCAGACCACCGCGCCCGCCGGGATCGCCAAGGGCTTCGAGGTACGCAACGACCCGGAGGGTTTCCAGGTCGCGGTGCGCAAGGACTGGCAGCGGCGCGGCGCCAACGACCGGGGCCAGGTGCGGTATGTCGGCGGGGACTATGAGCTGGTGGTGGTGCCCGGCCGGGACACCACGGCGCGTTTCGGCACCGACCCGATGGCGTATCTGCAGAACAAGGAAGCCGAGCTGGCCCCGTACCGCTCCTCCGGCTGGGCCTCGGCCTCCGGCCTCCAGCGGATCGACGTCGGCAAGACGGCGATGGCCGAGGGCACCTTCTCCTGGCGGGACAGCAGCGGCCGTGAGGTGTACGTACGGAACCTCGCGATGATCCACAAGGGCCGCTACCACCTCGTCCTCGTCATCGGGCCGGACCGCGGCCGCCGCGAAGTGGACCAGCTCTACGCGCAGGCGACCAGCGCCTACCGGCCGGGCTGAGGCGCGGACCGATACGGCCGGGCGCCGGGCCGGTCACCGGTCCCGCGCGGCCTCACCCGGCTCCCGTCCCCGTCCCGCCGTCCCCGAACCGCTCCCGCAGCTCCTGTTTGAGGACCTTGCGCAGCGTGGCCCCACGGGGCAGGGCGGGCAGCAGCTCCAGCTGTTCGGGGAGCTTGTGCCGGGCGAGGCCGTGGGAGAGAAGGTGCGCCGAGAGGGCCGCGAGGGTCAACTCCCCGGCGTTCGCGGGCTGTTCGATGACCGCGCAGACGCGTTCGCCGCGGTCGGGGTCCGGCAGGCCGATGACGGCGGCGTCGGCGATGTCCGGGTGGCGGTGGAGGAGTTCTTCGATCTCCTGGGCGGAGATGTTCTCGCCCTTGCGGATGATGATGTCCTTGAGGCGGCCGGTGACGACGAGGTGCCCGGTGGCGGTGAGGTGGCCGAGGTCGCCGGTGGGGAGGAAGCCGTCGGCGTCGAAGGGGTCGGGCTCGTCGAGGTAGCCACGGCAGACGGCAGGGCCGCGCAGCCCGATCTCGCCGGTGTCGGGGGCGATACGGATCTCCATGCCCGCGGGCGGCCGGCCGTCGGTGCCGGCCAGCTGCTCGGGGCTGTCGTACGGGTCGCCCATGGTCACCATGGGGGCCTCCGTCATCGCGTAGCCGTGGGTGAGGCCGCAGCCGAGCGCGGCGACGACCTCGTGGTACAGCGCGGCGGGCAGCGGCGCGCCGCCACCGGCCAGCAGCCGCAAGGACGGCAGCAGTTGGCGGCCGGGCGGCAGCTTGCGGGCCTCGGCGAGGAAGAGGGCGTAGAAGGCGGTGGAGCCGCCGGCGAGGGTGACGCGGTGGCGGCGGTAGGCGGCGAGCGCGCCGGGCAGCGTGAAGTGCTCCAGGAGGACGGCGGGGATGCCGTGTTCCAGCAGCAGAACGGTGTAGTCGGGCCCGGCGACATGGGCGTACGGGAAGGCCATCGAGCCGATGTCCGACGGGCGGATGCGCAGGGCCGCGCCGAGCCAGTGGCCGGCCGTCCGCAGACTGCGGTCGGTGTGCAGCACGCCCCTGGGGGCCGCGGTGGTGCCGGAGGTCCAGTAGATCCAGCGGACCGCGTCGTCGTCGGCCGGGGGCGGGGGCAGGGCGGCCGGGTCGGCGTCGGGCAGGGTGTCGTACGCGTCGATGACGGTGAGCGGACCGGGCAGGCCGGCGGCCAGACGGTCTGCCATCGCACGGTGGTCGAAGCCGCGCCGGACGCCGGGGACGGCGAAGAATTCCGCGCGGGTGCGGCGCAGCACCTGGCCGGTCTCATGGGCGCGGTAGAGCGGCACGACCGGGCTCTGGACGGCGCCGATCCGGGCCAGTGCGAGGCTGAACAGCACCGTTTCGATCCTGGTCGGCAGCTGCCAGACGACCCGGCTGCCGGGCCGTACGCCGCGCTCGTACAGACCGGCCGCGACCCGTTCCGCGCGGCGGTGCAGGGTGCCGAAGGTGATCCGCCGTTCCGTCCGGGCGGAGTCGGCTCCCTGGATCAGGGCGGGCGCGTCCGGGGTGCGGGCGGCGCGCCAGGCGACGAGGTCCCAGAGAGTGGTACCGGTCACCGTCCCTCCCTCCGGGCAGAGTTTGCTGACGACGCGTCAGATTGCCTGCCGAGATTAGAGGTCGGCGCCTTGTCGGTCCAGAGGGGCGGGGCTAGCCTATTTCTGACGGTGCATCAGATTCGCGAGGGGGTAGCGCGCCATGGACCTCGGCTGCACACCGGAGGAGGAAGACTTCCGGGCCCGGCTGCGCCGCTGGCTCGGTGAGGTGCTGCCCCACCTCCCCGCACCGCCCGCCGCCACCGACTGGCCCGGCCGCCGGGCGTATGACACGGCCTGGCAGCGGATGCTGTACGACGCCGGATACGCGGGCCTGCACTGGCCGCGGGACGCCGGCGGGCAGGGCGCCACCCCCGCCCAGCACCTGATCTTCCTGGAGGAGACCGAGCGCGCCGGAGCGCCCTACGTCGGCGCGAACTTCGTCGGACTGCTGCACGCCGGGCCCACCCTCGCCGCCGAGGGCACCGCCGGGCAGCGCGCACGCTGGCTGCCGCCGATCCTGCGCGGCGAGGAGATCTGGTGCCAGGGCTTCAGTGAGCCGGACGCCGGTTCCGACCTCGCCGCGCTGCGCACCAGGGCCGTCCGCGACGGGGACGCGTACGTCATCAGCGGCAGCAAGATCTGGACCTCGCACGCCGAGGTCGCCGACTGGTGCGAACTCCTCGTCCGCACCGACCCGGACGCGCCCCGCCACCGCGGTATCAGCTGGCTGGCGATGCCCATGGACGCGCCGGGCGTGACCGTCCGGCCGCTGCGCACCCTCGCCGGTTCGGCGGAGTTCGCCGAGGTGTTCCTCGACGAGGTGCGGGTCCCGGTGGCCAACCGGGTCGGGGCGGAGAACGACGGCTGGCGGGTGACGATGGTGACGCTGTCCTTCGAGCGCGGTACCGCCTTCGTCGGCGAAGTGGTCGCCTGCCGCCGGGTGCTCGGCGCGCTGGCCCGTGCCGCCCGCGCCAACGGCCGCTGGGACGATGCCGTGCTGCGCCGCCGACTGGGCAGGCTGAGCGCGGAGTTCACGGCGCTGTGGTGGCTCACCCAGTGGAATGTGAGCGAGGCGATGCGCGGCCCGGGGCGCGGCGGACAGCGGGGCGGCGGCGTCCCGGGAACCGGCGGCTCGGTCTTCAAGCTGCGCTATTCGCACGCCCGCCAGGAGCTGTACGACACGGCGGCCGAGGTGCTGGGCGCCGGTGCGCTGGACGTGGAGCACGCCTGGGTCGCGGACCGGCTGTCGTCCCTCTCGTACACCATCGCGGCCGGTACCTCGCAGATCCAGCAGAACATCGTCGCCGAGCGGATTCTCGGCCTGCCGAAGGGGCGGTGACCGGGCGATGGACTTCCAACTCACGGACGAACAGCGGGCGTTGAAGGACGGCACCCGGGAGCTGCTGGCCGGGCGGTTCGGCCGGGACCGGCTGCGGGCGGCCGTCGAGGACCCCGCACCGGACCGTGCGCTGTGGCGCGAGCTGGGCGCGGCCGGGTTCTTCGCGCTGCGGCTGCCGGAGGCGGACGGCGGGGTGGGGCTGGGGCTGCCGGAGGCGGTGCTGGTCCTGGAGGAGGCCGGGCGGGCGCTGCTGCCGGGCCCGCTGGTGGCCTGCCAGCTGCTGGCCGGGGTGGTGGACGGTGTCGCGGCCGGGGAGCGGATCGTCGGGCTGTGTGACGGGGCGCGGGAGCCGGCGCTGTGGGAACACCCGGGCGGGTGCGATGAGTTGATCTTCGTGGAGGGGGAGGGCGGGCGCCGCGGAGGGTCCACCGGTGGCCCCGCCGGTGGGGCGGGCGAGGGCGCACAGGGGCGCACGGGCGGTGCGTACCGGAGCGCGCCGGACCAGGTGTCCTGCGCCCCTTTTGCTTCCGTCGACCCCCTCACCCCGCTCGCCCGCGTCCTGGACCTGCCGCACGCCGAGCCCGTTGCCGTCGACATGCCCCGGCTCCGCCGCGAGGCCGCGCTGCTGACCGCGGCCCAGCAGCTCGGCAGCGCCGTCCGCACGGTCGAGATGGCCGCCGGTTACGCCCGCGAGCGCGAGCAGTTCGGCGCCCCCATCGGCTCGTTCCAGGCGGTGAAGCAGCTGTGCGCGCAGATGCTGGTACGGGCGGAAATGGCGCGAAGTGCGGTGTATGCGGCGGCGGTCACGGAGCGTGCTCTCGACATCACGGGCGCGAAACTGCTCGCCGACGAGGCCGCGGTACGCAACGCGCGGGACTGTCTGCAGGTCCACGGCGGAATGGGCTTCACCTGGGAGGCCGATGTCCATCTGCACCTCAAACGGGCCTGGTGGCACGCCGAGCGCTGGGAAACGGCGGGCGAGGCGGAGGAACTGCTGGCCGCGGGCTTGATCGCCTGACGGCGCGGGCGCGAACCCCGTTGCGGAGGGGCGCGGTGGCCGGTGCGGGCAGACTCTGGCACCCCGTGCACGGAATGTCGGACTCAGCACGCAGAAATGGTCACGGAGTGTCGATATCGGGTTGTGTCCTGGGCGTGACTCGTCACAGGGGGGAGTCGGCGTTCCGCTCGGGTACTCTCCGTTGGGTGCGAGTGGTTCTGTGGCGCAACGGACCCGGTGCCGTCGGAAGGACGGCTCCGGGGTACGGACTGCGCGCCGCCCGCCCAAGGCAGGGGCCGGGTTGCCCCCCTTGTTCGACTCCCCGCAAAGTGCGTCGCACAGTATGCGGGACGCCTACTCCCTTGCGCTGGAATATGCCCGAAGCGCTTGTTGGGGTGACTGAACGTCAACCATGCTGTGCTCCGCCGGGGTCACGCACCGTGACTCCGTGGAGGCGCGAGGCGAAGTTTCCGCCGGTTCGGATGGTGTGAGCGGTGCAGGTGCTTCAGGTGCAGTTGGACGTACGGCCCGACCCCGCGGAGGTGGGGCGGGCCCGGCGGTGGGCCCGGTCGCGGCTCGCGGGCTCCGGTATAGGGGTCGATGAACCACTCGCGGAGACATTGATCCTGTTGATCTCCGAGCTCGTCACCAACGCCGTGGTGCACACCGGCGCGGCGGCCGAGCTGCGGATCTTTTTCTCCGGCTCGGGTGCCGTGGTGGGCACGGTCCGGGTCGAAGTGGTGGACGCCTGCGCCCGCCCGCCGCGCCAGCGGCACGCGGATGGCGACGACACCAACGGCCGCGGCCTGGAGCTGGTCGACGGACTGGCCGACCGCTGGGGCTGGCAGCAGGAGGGCGCGGGCAAGCGGATCTGGTGCGAGGTGGACCGCGGGCGGCCGCTGCTGAGGGCGTCCGGCGCCGATCTGGGCGCCTATGAGTCCCCTTGCGCGGTGTCACGTACCGTGACGCACCAGGCGTAAGCGAGTCGATCGGCGCATCACCGGCGTTCCTCCGCCAGATGGGCAAACCGGTGGTCGGGTAGGGCGCACCGCCTCCTGGACGGCCGGGCGCCGTTGAGTCGCCGGCCGGCGCGGGCGGCGACTCGGTGTGGCCGCCTCAGAGGATCGCCACGGGGGCGACCGGCGCTCCGGTCCCGCCGACGAACGGTTCGGCCATCGCGGACAGGAAGAAGGCGTAGCGGCCTTCCTCCGCGCAGGCCGTCGACAGCTCCTCCAGATTCCAGTTCTGGCCCTGCGGCATGCCCATCTCCACGAGATGGAGGGCGTGTACGGGCATCCACAGGTCCTCGATCTCCGGCGGGAAGATCTCGAAGGTCAGGGTGTCATTGGCGACCGCCGCGACATCGCGCGCACGGAACCACTCGGGTGTGCGCAGCGACAGGCCGGGGGACGGGAAGGCGTAAGCCTGCCGGTCGCCGTCGAGATAGTGCCGCAGCTGCCCGGTCCGGACGAGGACGACATCGCCGGAGCGGACCGCCGTCCCGGCCAGTTCCTCGGCGGCGTCCAGATCCTCCGGCGTGACGGCGTGCCCGCCGGGCAGCCGTTCGGTGCCGTGCACCCGGGCCACGTCCAGGAGGACGCCGCGGGAGGCGACCGGGGTGGCCTTCTCGATGCCGAGGCGGGTGGCGCCGCCGTGTGCGGTGACCGAGTCGGCCGGGCGGTTGTTGTAGAGCCGCCCGGAGTGGGAGACATGGGCCAGGCCGTCCCAGTGGGTGGCGGCCTGCAGGCCCATGGTGGCCACGTCGTCCGAGGTCGCGACCGTGCCGGGGCCGAAGATCTCCTGGTTGACGGCGGTCATGGTGTGCAGCGGATTGACCCGGCCCGGGATCACTCCGGTCTGGACGCCGTCGTGCCGGAGCGGGAGCGCGAGCGGGATCCGGCGACCGCTGCGGATGGCGGCGGCGGCTTCCCGGACGACCTGATGGGTGATCAGGTTGAGAGTGCCGATCTCGTCGTCATCGCCCCAACGCCCCCAGTTGTTCACGCGTTTGGCGATGTCATGGAACTCCTGGGGCAGGGGCATGGGCCCTCCTCGGGGCGGCCGGGTCCGTTCGGCCCGGGGTCTTGTGTTCGTACCGGCTCTGCTCAAAAAT contains these protein-coding regions:
- a CDS encoding class I adenylate-forming enzyme family protein; amino-acid sequence: MTGTTLWDLVAWRAARTPDAPALIQGADSARTERRITFGTLHRRAERVAAGLYERGVRPGSRVVWQLPTRIETVLFSLALARIGAVQSPVVPLYRAHETGQVLRRTRAEFFAVPGVRRGFDHRAMADRLAAGLPGPLTVIDAYDTLPDADPAALPPPPADDDAVRWIYWTSGTTAAPRGVLHTDRSLRTAGHWLGAALRIRPSDIGSMAFPYAHVAGPDYTVLLLEHGIPAVLLEHFTLPGALAAYRRHRVTLAGGSTAFYALFLAEARKLPPGRQLLPSLRLLAGGGAPLPAALYHEVVAALGCGLTHGYAMTEAPMVTMGDPYDSPEQLAGTDGRPPAGMEIRIAPDTGEIGLRGPAVCRGYLDEPDPFDADGFLPTGDLGHLTATGHLVVTGRLKDIIIRKGENISAQEIEELLHRHPDIADAAVIGLPDPDRGERVCAVIEQPANAGELTLAALSAHLLSHGLARHKLPEQLELLPALPRGATLRKVLKQELRERFGDGGTGTGAG
- a CDS encoding acyl-CoA dehydrogenase family protein — translated: MDLGCTPEEEDFRARLRRWLGEVLPHLPAPPAATDWPGRRAYDTAWQRMLYDAGYAGLHWPRDAGGQGATPAQHLIFLEETERAGAPYVGANFVGLLHAGPTLAAEGTAGQRARWLPPILRGEEIWCQGFSEPDAGSDLAALRTRAVRDGDAYVISGSKIWTSHAEVADWCELLVRTDPDAPRHRGISWLAMPMDAPGVTVRPLRTLAGSAEFAEVFLDEVRVPVANRVGAENDGWRVTMVTLSFERGTAFVGEVVACRRVLGALARAARANGRWDDAVLRRRLGRLSAEFTALWWLTQWNVSEAMRGPGRGGQRGGGVPGTGGSVFKLRYSHARQELYDTAAEVLGAGALDVEHAWVADRLSSLSYTIAAGTSQIQQNIVAERILGLPKGR
- a CDS encoding serine/threonine-protein kinase, which gives rise to MGDEVEMDGKGGRLLAGRYRLADVLGRGGMGTVWRARDEVLGRTVAVKELRFPGGVEEDEKRRLITRTLREAKAIARIRNNGAVTVYDVVDEDDRPWIVMELVEGRSLAEVIRDDGPLPPRRAAEVGLAVLDVLRAAHAAGILHRDVKPSNVLMSDDGRVVLTDFGIAQVEGDPSVTSTGMLVGAPSYISPERARGQKPGPPADLWSLGGLLYACVEGVPPYDKGSAIATLTAVMTEPVDPPKSAGGLEEVIYGLLVKDPAGRLDDAGARALLLDAVHAPEARKPEPPLDETRAMVLPTVPKERAKAKPEGAPKPKPAAKPRVPRKPKAKPADAPVAAEPAAPASGSATAGRSKAAAAKAAAVHTPERTERPQRAATPAAGETAGADRTDSGASRPTLTRPGFDSEAAKERLRVALRTVRAAAAAAKARVDSRPGDGNRPATRASVTDVVPRRTLVIVAVVVALAVLGTVLAVALSGGGATDNGGKPAGKDAKASSAAKAKPSTEAAGASADAAQDPPGSPAAQPPGGVSPADDKGGTDGKDGKGDKAVPEGFAQVSNGRFHFGMAMPKGFQQTGTAGQGSGVIYSAKGGYPRVQVDYNPEPGSDAAAAWRSLEPAVRGSSEDYHRIDIKTVKWRDYPTVADWSFTRRQGGERVRVLDRGFRADDQHGYAIMITCKADGWSGKKCQDVVRTAFRTFAIKD
- a CDS encoding protein kinase, translating into MDEYAGRVLAERYRLPLRPLGDDDFTESRAFDTFSGQEVLVRQVPLPEVVEAEVVGAEPAGAVERGSGRYGAARPSGGAGVADRSPRDPAVRRALEAATTAAQLADHPRLEQVFDVFTQDGSLWIVAELLVARPLSALLAERTLSPHRAAEIAADLLTALRVLHAQGRLHRNITARTVLVCDDGRAILTGLAAGAAQEALCGTEPPTGADEPAPDEPAPGGPAAGTSLTKPAADGDTTAPGYGRPTAGLAAERARQARLTVIGPLTERWAPEQAGPVHENWQLAPPVGPATDLWAVGALLYRSVQGQPPYPEDSAAELAQLVCSQPPADAEECGALRPVIESLLRPDPADRPDAEELNGWLRSLIRSAPEPEVGSRLVTMPAEGGDPRRLPIVRRRGELVRKGRHKKTRPARRTRPQPAPAAMGAAAAAPAAPPAPAPEQPTPLVSTTRPPRPPKQPKPLRRSRPARPARPAAPAPPPGPSGPADREPYDQQAAVASGPVAAPRPARRPRHLGRLLLTAILLLLVGAVVYAMAFLPKSGQDSKAGERGADRTGTSGSAPGPAPSGDQESGHASAGTDAPQTTAPAGIAKGFEVRNDPEGFQVAVRKDWQRRGANDRGQVRYVGGDYELVVVPGRDTTARFGTDPMAYLQNKEAELAPYRSSGWASASGLQRIDVGKTAMAEGTFSWRDSSGREVYVRNLAMIHKGRYHLVLVIGPDRGRREVDQLYAQATSAYRPG
- a CDS encoding serine hydrolase domain-containing protein, which produces MTKRPRRPAAARPPCPVPRRSGRHRGTFRTGALAVLAALLLTGSAGRPRVTPPSPDHRRPPATTMRALHRLVHGGSPGAASLTTRAGFPTARFSTAGVADLRSGRPMGPQDRFRAGSLTKTLVATVVLQLAAEHRLSLADRAAAHLPPGVPATGPGDRTGLRGVTIRQLLNHTSGLFNYTDDPRLSENLFGTGFGAHRYDRHTPAELLRTTLSHHPTAAPGTRYSYSNTNYLVLGQVIRAVTGHPYATEIRRRLLVPAGLGHTSFPGTDPALPTPHGRAYSLIGDRRVDTTSLNPSWAGPAGEMVTTLGDLNRFYSALLGGRLLAPRQMAQIRDEKRTGGIYGLGLYATELPCGVTVWGNRGDINGSYARTAATADGRHVLSYRLNTDAHSTPVPDTAVLTAEFCASRG
- a CDS encoding acyl-CoA dehydrogenase family protein, translated to MDFQLTDEQRALKDGTRELLAGRFGRDRLRAAVEDPAPDRALWRELGAAGFFALRLPEADGGVGLGLPEAVLVLEEAGRALLPGPLVACQLLAGVVDGVAAGERIVGLCDGAREPALWEHPGGCDELIFVEGEGGRRGGSTGGPAGGAGEGAQGRTGGAYRSAPDQVSCAPFASVDPLTPLARVLDLPHAEPVAVDMPRLRREAALLTAAQQLGSAVRTVEMAAGYAREREQFGAPIGSFQAVKQLCAQMLVRAEMARSAVYAAAVTERALDITGAKLLADEAAVRNARDCLQVHGGMGFTWEADVHLHLKRAWWHAERWETAGEAEELLAAGLIA